From one Brachypodium distachyon strain Bd21 chromosome 4, Brachypodium_distachyon_v3.0, whole genome shotgun sequence genomic stretch:
- the LOC100827924 gene encoding trithorax group protein osa has protein sequence MGFDNECILYIQSLPGEYFCPVCRTLIYPNEALQTQCTHLYCKPCLAYVAATTQACPYDGYLVTEADSKPLVDSNKSLAESIGKVTVHCLYNKSGCQWQGNLSESITHGTACAYGNSPVVCNRCGTQIVHRQVQEHAQLCPGSQSQTQQSGSSLTQSSAATTQAVTQDPSALPSAVSSAVPAAAPLTAVPPASTAGAATASAVAASSAGATTASMAAVAPFLAAAPAAASQGQAVAPQTQTAEQYQQQLQYQQYYQQHYPGYNPYTQQYQQYGQYQQYPQPQLQVAPQHVAQASAQPAPYAQPQFPQPSQAQHMVANQQNQSHLSQFQAPVVQPQPQQNPPLQSAPQVPQMQPHGEVPLQLPHPQAQPSTQVGSQPFAIPATQAVVSQVQAHVQSHPQQYQQAVGQQQHTQMQHLPQQHHLQSQTQHQHAQVQQQSYPQPQVYNQPHTVPHAQPQNPSIHAVTGHQSYPQPQPAHQSQMPHGATLQHPAHASHQQLVGPQYPALVRPLQGQFPLQGQQPAMLAPQGSQHAQQHQQHVGHHAQQPPMHPSIPSQAPAQGFPLNTSVPSQTGQLYQQGMHSSQQQMHSQPFQPHGPPFMQQQHVPTSTSRSTSHVATAHQFQESGKSENAANATGNAEVSDNRNRGVESSGIKPQSLVDKNVSREQNDFGNIRKDASQTGIALGGADGSDKGKGKDEFTGQESNSHVTDVRGGQESKVSNISNDLEKGGSNLRGLGSYVPPGMGPQFPSGPDKMLPQHMLHTGPMPPTQGQLNQMRPPRHSFPENIQPTMQQQPYGSYQSEMAPRAFAPNLPRPGPIRPDDGMIRPPMGGPLPGHHDPIGPPFAPENVGRPHSIGMIKSNGVGSGPLENSRAFHEEGFNTSWEHSRSLASYPGRYNANPKDIEENMKQFPGPTHHDGDGLQRPPRPFDSFADSLPGRLPFPNKPGPYPMGFPEDLSRKPHSIGGHPDLEFGNHRMDGIPRNPGPFVQGLAAGPGGLRKDQLGSANLPGNIQRDFDNPEFQRQHFHPGDTFVPRNLHGGGEPLGHGQLHGIEPSGYRFQGHMHPDDPNLVEYSQHGYPQESGNFSLGGFFSNRDVGWCRICMFNCGSAEDLDLHVHTREHQQHAMEIVLKMKHDVAKRQKMNSGGPKSFNKKVAGKSNFRGNRR, from the exons ATGGGTTTTGATAATGAATGTATTCTGTACATTCAATCTCTTCCCGGTGAATATTTTTGCCCTGTTTGTCGGACACTCATATACCCCAACGAAGCTTTGCAAACTCAGTGCACACATCTCTACTGCAAACCTTGCTTGGCTTATGTAGCAGCTACCACACAAGCCTGCCCTTATGATGGCTACTTAGTGACAGAAGCTGATTCCAAg CCTCTGGTGGACTCGAATAAATCACTTGCTGAGTCAATTGGTAAAGTTACAGTACACTGCTTGTACAATAAGAGTGGTTGCCAATGGCAAGGAAATCTTTCTGAAAGCATCACACATGGTACTGCTTGTGCCTATGGGAACTCCCCTGTTGTTTGCAACCGCTGTGGCACACAGATTGTACATCGTCAAGTGCAAGAACATGCCCAGCTTTGCCCT GGCTCGCAATCTCAAACACAACAGTCTGGCAGTAGTCTGACACAGTCATCAGCTGCAACAACCCAGGCAGTCACCCAAGATCCGTCTGCACTTCCCTCTGCGGTTTCGTCAGCAGTGCCTGCAGCAGCTCCTCTTACAGCAGTCCCACCTGCAAGTACAGCTGGAGCTGCAACAGCTTCTGCAGTGGCAGCTAGTTCGGCTGGTGCAACCACAGCAAGCATGGCGGCTGTGGCCCCTTTCCTCGCAGcggcacctgctgctgctagtcAAGGTCAAGCAGTTGCTCCCCAAACTCAAACAGCCGAGCAGtaccagcagcagctccagTACCAACAGTATTACCAGCAGCATTACCCTGGCTACAACCCCTACACCCAGCAGTATCAACAGTATGGGCAATATCAGCAGTACCCACAGCCTCAACTGCAAGTGGCACCGCAGCATGTTGCTCAAGCTTCTGCACAACCTGCTCCATATGCTCAGCCTCAATTCCCGCAGCCCTCTCAAGCCCAACACATGGTGGCAAACCAACAAAATCAGTCCCACCTTTCCCAATTCCAAGCACCAGTAGTTCAGCCACAGCCTCAGCAGAATCCGCCATTGCAGTCAGCACCTCAAGTTCCACAAATGCAACCACATGGTGAAGTACCTCTCCAGCTACCTCACCCCCAAGCACAACCTTCTACTCAAGTTGGTAGCCAGCCATTTGCAATTCCTGCTACTCAAGCAGTAGTCTCCCAGGTGCAGGCACATGTACAATCTCATCCTCAACAATATCAGCAGGCAGTTGGCCAGCAACAGCATACACAAATGCAGCACTTACCTCAGCAGCATCATCTTCAATCTCAGACCCAGCACCAGCATGCACAAGTGCAACAGCAATCCTACCCACAACCTCAGGTCTATAATCAGCCTCATACAGTGCCTCATGCACAACCTCAGAATCCTTCAATACATGCTGTAACGGGTCATCAATCATATCCACAGCCTCAGCCAGCACATCAGAGTCAGATGCCTCATGGTGCAACACTTCAACACCCTGCACATGCGTCTCACCAACAATTAGTTGGTCCTCAGTATCCTGCACTTGTTCGCCCCCTGCAGGGTCAATTTCCATTGCAAGGCCAACAGCCAGCTATGCTGGCTCCTCAAGGAAGTCAGCATGCACAACAACATCAGCAACATGTTGGGCATCATGCTCAGCAGCCACCAATGCATCCCAGCATCCCTTCCCAGGCACCAGCACAAGGATTTCCTCTTAACACATCTGTTCCTTCACAAACGGGTCAATTATACCAACAAGGAATGCACTCATCACAACAACAGATGCATTCTCAACCTTTCCAGCCCCATGGTCCACCATTCATGCAACAGCAGCATGTCCCAACTTCAACTAGTAGGTCTACGAGTCATGTTGCAACAGCACACCAGTTCCAAGAATCAGGGAAGTCAGAAAATGCAGCCAATGCTACTGGCAATGCTGAAGTAAGTGATAATAGAAACAGAGGTGTTGAATCTTCTGGCATAAAGCCGCAATCTCTGGTTGATAAAAATGTGAGCAGAGAGCAGAATGATTTTGGTAATATTAGAAAAGATGCGTCACAAACTGGCATTGCATTGGGCGGTGCAGATGGTTCGGACAAAGGCAAAGGAAAGGATGAATTTACTGGCCAGGAAAGTAATTCACATGTTACAGATGTACGTGGAGGCCAAGAGTCTAAGGTCTCAAATATATCCAATGATCTTGAAAAAGGAGGATCAAATCTGAGAGGACTGGGGTCCTATGTGCCCCCTGGTATGGGGCCACAGTTTCCATCTGGACCTGATAAGATGCTCCCTCAACATATGCTCCATACTGGTCCTATGCCGCCTACGCAAGGACAGCTGAATCAGATGAGACCACCTAGGCATAGCTTTCCTGAAAATATCCAGCCTACAATGCAGCAACAACCATATGGTTCATATCAATCTGAAATGGCACCAAGGGCATTTGCACCAAACCTTCCAAGGCCTGGACCCATCAGACCTGATGATGGCATGATTCGGCCACCCATGGGTGGACCCTTGCCTGGACATCATGACCCAATTGGTCCACCTTTTGCTCCAGAAAATGTTGGTCGGCCTCATTCTATTG GAATGATAAAGAGCAATGGTGTTGGCAGTGGGCCACTTGAGAATTCCAGGGCTTTCCATGAGGAAGGGTTCAATACTTCATGGGAACATTCCAGGTCATTGGCATCATATCCTGGCAGATACAATGCCAACCCTAAAGATATTGAAGAGAATATGAAGCAATTTCCAGGGCCAACACATCATGATGGCGACGGTCTTCAAAGGCCCCCCAGGCCTTTTGATAGTTTCGCTGATTCATTACCTGGAAGGCTTCCATTCCCAAACAAGCCAGGTCCATACCCTATGGGATTCCCTGAAGATTTATCAAGAAAACCTCATTCAATTGGTGGTCATCCTGACTTAGAATTTGGTAATCACAGGATGGACGGAATCCCTAGAAACCCAG GTCCATTTGTCCAAGGACTGGCAGCTGGGCCTGGAGGTCTTCGTAAAGACCAACTAGGCTCTGCGAACCTTCCTGGGAATATACAACGTGATTTTGACAATCCCGAGTTCCAACGTCAACATTTCCACCCTGGTGATACTTTTGTTCCAAGAAATCTACATGGAGGTGGAGAACCCCTTGGACATGGTCAATTGCATGGAATTGAACCTTCTGGTTACCGCTTCCAAGGTCACATGCATCCAGATGATCCAAATCTTGTTGAATATTCTCAACATGGTTATCCACAAGAATCTGGCAACTTCAGTTTG GGTGGATTCTTCAGCAACAGAGATGTTGGTTGGTGCCGAATATGCATGTTTAACTGTGGGAGTGCAGAGGACCTGGATCTACATGTGCATACAAGGGAACATCAGCAGCATGCAATGGAAATTGTTCTGAAAATGAAGCACGATGTCGCAAAGAGGCAGAAGAT GAATTCTGGAGGCCCCAAGTCATTCAACAAAAAAGTAGCTGGGAAGAGCAACTTCCGTGGAAATAGGCGTTAG